AGCACCAGCACGCCGCCCACGCAGAGCAGCACCAGCAGCAGGCTAAGCCCGAATTGAGCAAGTGGATTCATGAGGGAAGGCTTGGGGAAATTACCTAGGAAGGTGGCGAAGGCAGTGCCGCGGGTTTAGTAGTAGCCTGGGGTAGGCGGGGAATTGTCGAGGGCCAGGGCTAGGCCAAGAATCATGAGCAGGATGCTGAACAACTGAAAGCCTACTAGAGCCACGTTCCAGATCAGGCTGAGCCCGAACAGCCACCAAGCCGCCTGGGGCAGATGCGGGCTGATCCGGCGCCACTGCCGAAACACGCCGTATTTCCAGATGAGCAGGTGGATGGCCAGAAAGCTGAGCAGGGCCAGGATTTCGCCCAGGTTTTGCTCGATGCCCACCGCCAGCCCCAGGCTAAACAGGGTCCTCCAGCCGGCCACAACTCCCACCGTCAGAGCCACGGAGTGCAGACAGTGCCGGGCGGCTTGGGCCGTTGCCTGGTTCCAGAGGCTATTCACGGCGGCTCAGCTCCTGGTAAGCCCGGTAGTCGGCCCAGGTATAGCTGGGCCAGTGGCGCATGCTTTGCCGCGACTGGAACTCCAGGATGCGGCGCTCCAGCTGCTGCTGGGCCTCGGCTGCGGGCAGCGGCACCCAGGTGCTGTAGTTGTTTTCCTGTACCAGGCGCCGGCCCGTGAGCAAGGCCTTATGAGCCGCCAGCTCGGGCAACACCCGGTCGGGCATGTCGAGCAGGAAGCCGTAGTCAATTTCGGCAAAGCGGGCCTGCAGGTTGTAGCGGGCAATCCAGATTTCCCAGTTGCCGCAGGCCAGCAGCACCATCACGGCATAAGCGGCCAGGGCATTGAGGCGAAACAGCGCATACGCCGAGCGGCGCTGCCAGATTTTGAGCAGCACAGTAGCCAGCCCGAAGAAAGTCAGCAGTAGAAAGCCATACACTCCGATGCGCTTGTAAGCCAGGCCGGTGTATTGAATATAATAGTAGTTGCGCAGCCCCACCGATATGGCCAGTACTGCGTTTTGCAGTACCCACACCGTGGCGGCGCGGCGCAGCAAGGGCAGGCCCGGCTGGTAGAAATTCAGGTTGCGGCGAAAAAACCACAGCACGATACCCATGGCAACCAGAATGCTCAGAATCAGTACGTAGGTGCCCTCGTGCACAAACTGCGTGAGGTCGAAGCCCTTGGCCGGCACGAAGCCAAACCAGATCCAGCGAATATCAATGACGTTGACGACCAGCAGCAGCACGTTGACCAAGCCAATCAAGCTCAGGGCCATCAGGTATTCGCGGCGCAAATCCAGTACCCCAAACGATTTGGTGCGAAAATCAGGGCGGCGCACGGCAAAGGACGCTACCTGGTCCCGGCTCCGGCGCACAAACTCCCCAAAGCGCGACTCCTGATCGGCGAAGTAATGCACCGGGATGATGAAAATGGCCCCGGCAGTGAGTACCAGACCCAGCCCGAAAAACAGCAGGTGCAGCACCGATGGCCAGGCGAAGAGCTGGTCCAGGACTTCACCAATGGCATCCAGGATTCGGCCTGCCAGGTCGTTATACTTCGGGTTGGCAATGGCAAACAGCACGTGAAACACCAGCAGCGCGGCCAATGGCACTACCAGCAAACGGCCGTAGTAGCGCGTGCGGTTCAGACGGCCGTCCAGGTTGTGGGGCAGGCGTACCATTTGGGCTAGGCGCTGCACGGCCGGCAGCAGGTTACCGAGCCCCGTGAGCAGGGCGTAGCCCACCAGCTTCAAATGGCCCTGATTGACGTAGCCCAGCCAAACTGCCAAGGAAGCCACTGCACTCAGTTGGGCCGCGCCCGACCCGTACACGGCCACCATCAGGGCGCTGAGCACGGTGCCACCAAGCGTGAGCCAGAAGTAGCCCGAGCGCCACACCGCCGCGTGTCGGGGCAGACTGGCTAACACGCCCCCTACCACAAATACGGTGTAGAGCAGCATATTCAGGGCCATGCGCTCCTGCCAGAACAGCACGTCGAACAGGATGGCGCCCACCGGCAGCAGCAGCTTCTGCAGGGCAGTGAGGGGAAACGGCCGGGTTGCCGAGTGGCCAGCAGCCGGCCATTGGGCCGCTGCGGAGGTTAGCGTCGTCATGTTAGGTTATTTTTTTAAAAGAACTTTGAATTACAAAGTGCGAAGGCAAAAAAACTACGCGGACCCGCGCAGTAATTTTTCGAGGGCCGTCAGGTGGTCCTGAAACGCCGATTTGCCCTCTGTGGAAGCCTGGTAAGTGGTATTGGGCTTCTTGCCCACAAACTGCTTGTTGACCAGCACGTAGCCCGCTTTTTCCAGGGCCGACACGTGGCTGGCTAAGTTGCCGTCGGTCAGGTCGAGGGCGTCTTTCAGCTCATTAAAGCTCACGGATTCATTGGCCATGAGCACTGCCATGACGCCCAACCGCACCCGGTTGTCGAAAGCCTTATTGAGCGTATGGATGAGGTGTTTCACAGCGTAGGCCGAGGCGCCCGTTCGTAGCGGTTATACATGAGTAAGCCGTAGCCGATATGGCCCAGCCCAAAGCCCAGAGCGAAGAAAATCAGGCCCCAGCCGGGCAGCAGGATTGCTACCAGGCCCAGAGCCATCTGAGTCAGGCCCAGCAGCCGGATTTCATCAAGGGTGTATTTGCTGGCGTTGAGCAGGGCCAGGCCGTAAAACAACAGCAAGCCCGGCACCACGAACGACGCCGCGCCGCGAATATACAACCCGGTGCAGAACAAGCCCCCGGCCACCAGCGGCAACGCCAGGCTAAGCAGCAACCGGCGCGCCGGCGCATCCCACAGAGTCCGGCCTTCCTGGGTGGCCCGGCGGTGGGTAAAGTAGAAGGCCACCAGCAAAGCCAGCCCAATCATGCCAATGGCCAGGCCCAGCAGAAAAGGGTAAGCCGCCTGCCGCTCGGCCGTGGAGCCTTCCACTAGGCGCAGAAAGCCCTGGTCGCCATAGTGGGTTTGCAAATACCAGTGCCCCAAACCAGTACCAGCCAGGGCCACCACTCCTGCTCCCACTCCCGACAGGCCACTGAGCGACAAAAAGCGGGAAGACCGCTCCATGATGGCGCGAATCTCGGTGAGTTGAGCAAGTGGATCGGTAGCTGGCTTCATGTCTTTCAGAGCACTTTGTAATGCAAAGCTACTAGACAAACGATATATTGCAAGACTTCATACCCAACATTTTTCAATTCTTTATAGACCCTATGCAATACTTGGCCCAGTCCTCTGCTAGTTCTTGGCATTCACTGAGCCGGCTGCTGCTTGCCACGCTCGGCCAGTATCTGCTCATTATGGTAGTTGGAGCCCTGCTGTGGATACCTTTATCAGTAACCCTCCCGGATAGCAGCGCCGAACAGCCTTCGCTAGCAGAGGCACTAAAGACATTGCTGACAGATATGGCCTTTCAGTTTGCTATGGCCCTGCAATTCTCCTGGCCCGTAGCCTCTATCCTGTTGCTGACGCTTGAGGTGTTATACAACTATGCCCAACACTGGCGGCCCTGGCAACGCTGGCTTCTGCTGCTGACGGGCATAACCCTGAGTGCATTTTTACCCGTACCCTACGTGCGGGCAGCATGGTCGGAATTATTCGATGTGAGTTTGTACTGGGCATTCGAGGTTTGCCGGCCCTGGATTCTGGCTGCCTACCTGGTTACGCTCTGGGCGAACCGTAACTACCTGCGCTCCGCATCTTCTTCCTAACACTTCCTCATGCGCCTGCGCCTTCAGTTATTCGAATTTGAGGACCTACCCTGGTTTCCCGGCATCATCCGGGCGGGCATGATGGACTACCTGCGCTTCATGATCAGCGCCCTGGATACGTATCAGCCCATCGTGCCGCTGCTGCGCGAGGCGCTACAAGCCACCGGGCAGCAGCGGCTGGTGGAGCTGGGCGCTGGGGCCGGGGGCGGCACCGAGGGTGTCACGCTAGCGTTGCGGCAGTATCCGGAGCTACGGGAGTTGCGCGTTACGCTCACCGATTTGTACCCCCAGCCTGCGGCCTGGCAGCTACTGGCCCAGCGCAACGCCCCAGCCATTGACTTTGAACCAGCTCCGGTGGATGCCTTGGCCGTGCCCCCGCCGCTGACGGGTTTCCG
Above is a genomic segment from Hymenobacter cellulosivorans containing:
- a CDS encoding winged helix-turn-helix domain-containing protein, which codes for MKHLIHTLNKAFDNRVRLGVMAVLMANESVSFNELKDALDLTDGNLASHVSALEKAGYVLVNKQFVGKKPNTTYQASTEGKSAFQDHLTALEKLLRGSA
- a CDS encoding DUF4153 domain-containing protein, translated to MTTLTSAAAQWPAAGHSATRPFPLTALQKLLLPVGAILFDVLFWQERMALNMLLYTVFVVGGVLASLPRHAAVWRSGYFWLTLGGTVLSALMVAVYGSGAAQLSAVASLAVWLGYVNQGHLKLVGYALLTGLGNLLPAVQRLAQMVRLPHNLDGRLNRTRYYGRLLVVPLAALLVFHVLFAIANPKYNDLAGRILDAIGEVLDQLFAWPSVLHLLFFGLGLVLTAGAIFIIPVHYFADQESRFGEFVRRSRDQVASFAVRRPDFRTKSFGVLDLRREYLMALSLIGLVNVLLLVVNVIDIRWIWFGFVPAKGFDLTQFVHEGTYVLILSILVAMGIVLWFFRRNLNFYQPGLPLLRRAATVWVLQNAVLAISVGLRNYYYIQYTGLAYKRIGVYGFLLLTFFGLATVLLKIWQRRSAYALFRLNALAAYAVMVLLACGNWEIWIARYNLQARFAEIDYGFLLDMPDRVLPELAAHKALLTGRRLVQENNYSTWVPLPAAEAQQQLERRILEFQSRQSMRHWPSYTWADYRAYQELSRRE